A stretch of Candidatus Caldatribacterium sp. DNA encodes these proteins:
- a CDS encoding nodulation protein NfeD has protein sequence MCYNEIVAKILGMIVLTAVFVLSPSLSWAQNVLGGRIVGIITPVMGEFVSRVLERAVQEKAQAVLFLLDTPGGLEESMRGIVRKILQSPAPVVVYVYPPGARAASAGSFIVLAAHHAFMSPNTTIGAAHPVTVEGQAVSEKIVNDAASFARSLATSRNRNPEIAEKMVRESLSLTEKEALEKGLIDGVCSSLEEVLEAFGASGASITWVEMGGKEKFLQFLVNPNLAYIFLVLGVLGLIFELSNPGAIVPGVFGSILLLLSLYAFSLLPTNWSGIVLLFLGFLFLVLDILVTPGIGVLTAGGALALLLGSVMVFAPQGAIRIPLGLIAAVVGSVVAFFVFALAMAFRVHRKKITTGLESMVGKTGVAREDFSLEGFVVVDGELWWARTQVPLRKGDKVVVLRKEGTTLIVDKKEG, from the coding sequence TTGTGCTACAATGAGATTGTGGCAAAGATTTTGGGGATGATTGTTCTCACAGCGGTTTTTGTGCTGAGTCCTTCTCTCTCCTGGGCCCAGAACGTCCTCGGGGGAAGGATTGTAGGCATCATTACTCCCGTTATGGGGGAGTTTGTGAGCCGGGTTCTTGAGAGGGCTGTGCAGGAGAAAGCGCAGGCGGTCCTTTTTCTCCTTGACACCCCCGGTGGCCTTGAGGAGTCCATGCGGGGCATTGTTCGGAAGATCCTCCAGTCTCCGGCCCCCGTTGTTGTCTACGTTTACCCTCCGGGTGCCCGTGCAGCCTCAGCGGGGAGCTTTATAGTTCTTGCTGCTCATCACGCCTTCATGAGTCCGAATACCACCATAGGAGCGGCTCATCCTGTGACCGTCGAGGGACAGGCGGTGAGTGAAAAAATCGTTAACGACGCCGCTTCGTTTGCTCGTTCCCTTGCCACAAGCCGGAACCGCAATCCTGAAATCGCAGAGAAAATGGTTCGTGAAAGCCTCTCCCTTACCGAGAAGGAAGCCCTTGAGAAGGGTCTCATCGATGGGGTTTGTTCCTCCCTGGAGGAGGTGCTCGAAGCATTTGGAGCTTCTGGAGCATCTATTACATGGGTGGAGATGGGGGGAAAGGAGAAATTTCTCCAGTTCCTCGTTAACCCCAATCTGGCTTACATTTTTCTGGTTCTGGGAGTGCTCGGATTGATTTTTGAGCTTTCAAATCCGGGAGCCATCGTTCCGGGAGTTTTTGGAAGCATTCTCCTTCTTCTCTCCCTGTACGCCTTTTCTCTTCTTCCCACGAACTGGAGTGGCATTGTACTCCTTTTTCTTGGTTTCCTCTTCTTGGTTCTTGATATTCTCGTTACTCCTGGAATCGGGGTGCTCACCGCTGGAGGTGCGCTTGCCCTTCTTCTGGGCTCGGTTATGGTGTTTGCGCCTCAAGGGGCGATTCGAATCCCTCTTGGGCTTATAGCTGCTGTTGTGGGAAGTGTTGTGGCTTTCTTTGTCTTTGCTCTTGCCATGGCTTTCCGAGTTCACCGAAAGAAGATCACAACCGGTCTTGAGTCCATGGTTGGGAAAACCGGTGTTGCACGGGAGGATTTCTCTCTTGAAGGATTTGTAGTGGTAGACGGGGAACTCTGGTGGGCGCGAACACAGGTACCCCTCCGTAAGGGGGATAAAGTGGTTGTCCTCAGGAAAGAGGGAACAACGCTCATTGTGGATAAAAAGGAGGGATGA
- a CDS encoding slipin family protein: MNVVFVGTIIIIALIFLLAAIRVVREYERGVIFRLGRLVGAKGPGLFFIVPFIDQLVKVDLRVVTMDVPKQELITRDNVPVTVDAVVYFRVMNPEDAVTKVENYITATSLISQTTLRSVVGQSELDELLIHRDKINESLQRIIDEKTDPWGIKVSAVEIKEVTLPEELKRAMARQAETERERRAKIINAEGEFQAAEKLSQAARIIAENPIALQLRYLQTLSDIAAENATTIVFPLPIELLEVFKKKE, translated from the coding sequence ATGAATGTGGTTTTTGTGGGAACTATCATCATTATTGCGCTCATTTTTCTTCTTGCTGCCATCCGGGTGGTACGGGAATATGAGCGGGGAGTCATTTTCCGTTTAGGTCGGCTTGTGGGGGCGAAAGGTCCAGGGCTCTTTTTCATCGTTCCTTTCATCGACCAACTCGTGAAAGTCGACCTTCGAGTGGTCACCATGGATGTGCCAAAGCAGGAGCTCATTACTCGGGACAATGTCCCGGTCACGGTGGACGCGGTGGTGTACTTTCGAGTCATGAATCCAGAGGATGCGGTGACCAAAGTTGAAAATTACATCACCGCCACATCCCTCATTTCCCAGACGACCCTGCGTAGTGTCGTTGGGCAATCAGAGCTTGATGAGCTCCTCATCCATAGGGATAAGATCAACGAGTCTCTTCAGCGGATCATCGATGAGAAAACGGACCCATGGGGTATAAAGGTTTCTGCAGTGGAAATTAAGGAGGTTACGCTCCCTGAAGAGCTCAAGAGGGCCATGGCCCGCCAGGCAGAAACGGAGAGGGAACGGCGGGCCAAGATTATCAACGCAGAGGGCGAATTCCAGGCGGCAGAGAAACTCTCCCAGGCGGCACGGATTATCGCTGAAAATCCCATCGCCTTGCAGCTTCGGTACCTTCAGACTCTGAGTGATATTGCTGCTGAGAATGCGACAACCATCGTGTTCCCTCTTCCCATCGAACTCCTCGAAGTGTTCAAGAAGAAAGAGTGA